One Alteromonas sp. KC3 DNA segment encodes these proteins:
- a CDS encoding M48 family metallopeptidase produces MYQAQYYHSGSVASSAAICEITDDVLVVKVGHDDEHLTLARSDVKVKSKLGDLPREIVLPNGDMLMCPSTGPLDNWLDGPSGATIFRIESKTSWLIGSVILVPLLLYVVFAHVIPQVAISLAAYVPYSVKQIASDQTLSALDYSVLDVSTLSEQEIQSMQNSFNELLEQISTKNPRYRVMFRASESFGPNAFALPDGTIVFTDELVNLVDKEQALLDAIFLHEVGHVENNHSMQLVAESLFATLAISYFFGDLSGALESFLGVGSSVVHNQFSQAHEWESDNYAIAQLRVLNRDPADFANAMRVLQSLVGNEHEANSWFQSHPMIQKRIDNANRANEESRNP; encoded by the coding sequence ATGTACCAAGCTCAGTATTATCACAGCGGCAGTGTGGCGTCCTCTGCTGCAATCTGTGAAATTACAGACGATGTGCTAGTTGTTAAAGTTGGGCATGACGATGAACACTTAACATTGGCACGAAGCGATGTGAAAGTGAAATCTAAGCTTGGCGACTTACCCAGAGAGATAGTGTTGCCTAATGGCGATATGTTGATGTGCCCATCGACTGGCCCGTTAGACAATTGGCTTGATGGGCCGTCAGGCGCGACTATTTTTCGCATTGAAAGCAAAACGTCTTGGCTTATTGGCAGCGTTATTCTAGTCCCGCTATTACTTTATGTAGTGTTTGCACATGTCATCCCGCAAGTTGCTATATCATTGGCAGCGTATGTTCCATATAGCGTTAAACAAATTGCATCCGACCAAACGCTGAGTGCCCTTGATTACTCCGTGCTTGATGTCTCAACGCTCTCAGAGCAAGAAATACAGTCAATGCAGAATAGCTTTAACGAGTTGCTTGAACAGATATCGACGAAGAATCCGCGCTACCGAGTAATGTTTAGGGCATCAGAGTCCTTTGGGCCAAATGCATTTGCTTTGCCTGACGGCACAATCGTCTTTACCGACGAGCTGGTAAACCTTGTTGATAAAGAACAAGCACTTCTTGACGCCATCTTTTTACATGAGGTTGGCCATGTAGAGAATAACCACTCTATGCAGCTTGTTGCGGAATCGCTTTTTGCTACCTTGGCAATTAGTTACTTCTTTGGCGATTTAAGTGGTGCGTTAGAATCATTTTTAGGTGTAGGCTCAAGTGTAGTGCACAATCAGTTTTCTCAAGCGCATGAGTGGGAATCAGATAACTATGCTATCGCGCAGCTTCGAGTGTTAAATCGAGACCCCGCAGATTTCGCCAATGCTATGCGCGTGCTTCAGTCGCTAGTTGGTAATGAGCATGAAGCAAATAGTTGGTTCCAATCTCACCCTATGATTCAAAAACGCATAGATAACGCCAATCGAGCGAATGAAGAAAGCCGTAATCCATAG
- a CDS encoding homocysteine S-methyltransferase family protein, protein MSHKIVSSARATLSEAAKKRILILDGAMGTMIQRHKLEEADYRGKQFADWHCDVKGNNDLLVITQPDIIYQIHCDYFEAGADIIETNTFNATTIAMADYDMQAHSRDINLAAARLARKAADEYTAKTPDKPRYVAGVLGPTNRTASISPDVNDPGKRNVTFDELVEAYSESTEALIEGGVDLIMLETIFDTLNAKAAAYAVETVFDKLGTSLPVMVSGTITDASGRTLSGQTAEAFYYSMRHINPFSFGLNCALGPDLLRQYVDEVAAISECLISAHPNAGLPNEFGEYDMEGPEMAEHLKEWAQSGLVNIVGGCCGSTPDHIRKIAQAVEGVEPRRIPEFEPKMRLSGLEPFVH, encoded by the coding sequence GTGAGTCACAAGATAGTTTCTAGCGCTAGAGCAACGCTCAGCGAGGCTGCTAAAAAACGCATTCTTATTTTGGACGGCGCAATGGGAACCATGATCCAGCGTCACAAACTGGAAGAAGCCGACTATAGAGGTAAGCAATTTGCTGACTGGCATTGCGATGTTAAAGGCAACAACGACTTACTCGTCATTACTCAGCCTGACATTATTTATCAAATACATTGCGACTACTTCGAAGCGGGTGCCGATATCATTGAAACCAACACGTTCAATGCCACAACGATTGCAATGGCAGACTACGACATGCAGGCCCACTCTCGCGATATTAATTTAGCGGCTGCACGCTTAGCGCGAAAGGCGGCAGATGAATATACTGCGAAAACACCTGATAAACCGCGATATGTTGCGGGGGTGCTTGGTCCAACAAATCGAACTGCGTCTATATCGCCGGACGTTAACGACCCCGGTAAACGCAATGTCACCTTCGACGAACTAGTAGAAGCGTACAGCGAATCAACCGAAGCACTTATTGAAGGCGGTGTTGACCTTATCATGCTGGAAACTATTTTCGATACGCTTAATGCAAAGGCGGCTGCGTACGCAGTTGAAACGGTTTTCGATAAGTTGGGAACATCATTGCCCGTGATGGTGTCAGGCACTATCACCGATGCGTCTGGTCGTACGTTATCAGGACAAACTGCTGAGGCGTTTTACTATTCAATGCGCCACATTAACCCGTTCTCATTTGGTCTCAACTGCGCACTTGGCCCTGATTTATTAAGACAGTATGTTGATGAAGTAGCGGCCATCAGTGAATGCCTAATTTCAGCACACCCTAACGCTGGCCTACCGAATGAGTTTGGTGAGTACGACATGGAAGGCCCTGAAATGGCCGAACACCTAAAAGAGTGGGCACAGTCGGGCTTGGTGAATATTGTGGGCGGATGTTGCGGTAGTACACCTGATCATATTCGAAAAATTGCGCAAGCAGTAGAAGGCGTGGAACCGCGCCGTATTCCTGAATTTGAACCCAAAATGCGTCTGTCGGGCCTAGAGCCGTTTGTACATTAG
- a CDS encoding DUF938 domain-containing protein, producing the protein MFEKPFSQACENNKRPILAVLERAFANSKVVLEIGSGTGQHATFFAQHLGHLVWHTSDQVQYHQGINAYIDELSLTNIIRPRPLKVGEDSFPEIGADAFFSANTAHIMQKQEVMLLMHSISEQLPPGGVFCQYGPFTQNGKFNAKSNEEFHHSLLERGYGGYRDIDELREWAGLLSLAEVIDMPANNHMLIWKK; encoded by the coding sequence ATGTTTGAGAAACCCTTTAGTCAAGCCTGTGAAAACAACAAGCGCCCCATTCTAGCAGTACTGGAAAGGGCGTTTGCAAATTCAAAGGTTGTGCTTGAAATAGGCAGCGGAACAGGTCAGCACGCCACTTTTTTTGCACAACACTTAGGGCACCTTGTATGGCACACCAGTGACCAAGTCCAATATCATCAAGGGATAAATGCCTATATTGATGAGCTGTCACTAACCAACATAATAAGGCCAAGGCCACTTAAAGTCGGAGAAGATAGTTTCCCTGAAATTGGAGCCGATGCATTTTTCTCTGCCAATACTGCACATATTATGCAAAAGCAGGAAGTGATGTTGTTAATGCACTCGATAAGTGAGCAGTTGCCACCGGGTGGTGTATTTTGTCAGTACGGTCCATTTACCCAAAATGGTAAGTTTAATGCTAAAAGCAATGAAGAGTTTCACCACTCGCTGCTTGAACGCGGGTATGGAGGGTATCGCGATATTGACGAACTGCGTGAGTGGGCAGGGCTACTGTCGTTAGCTGAAGTGATAGACATGCCCGCAAACAACCACATGCTCATTTGGAAAAAATAA
- a CDS encoding YjgN family protein, translating to MDDSNTTFPNYETYSTDELIQALSSIDAEAFPERAAKITALIAERKAQANSDLSHQENDVVIRTEQVKFHGNTKEFFAIWIVNLLLSIVTLGIYSAWAKVRTNRYFYSNTELDGHRFAYLAEPLQILKGRIIAACLFGAYFLLSAVSPAAAFALIVVMMFLSPMLVILSMRFRMRMTAYRNVRFSFKGRYGEAFMLFVLLPIASVFTLYLLMPWVLKKIDAFLVDESGFGDKVFSSKLSTGEYYGVVFAAALISIVLFLCVGFVVGLLTGSSTITAEDGFSVFTVAMFGMYLFVYAIVSGFYNARIRNHIYQNSRLENVALFNSTVTATDLITLRLTNILATVFSLGFAIPWVKIRTAAFFADATQVRVLEGFSEVSAGEQGSASAVSEEAATLFDVDVALG from the coding sequence ATGGATGATAGCAACACAACTTTCCCTAACTATGAAACCTATTCTACCGATGAGCTTATTCAAGCTTTATCGTCAATTGACGCAGAGGCATTTCCAGAACGTGCTGCTAAGATCACCGCACTTATTGCAGAGCGTAAAGCACAAGCCAACAGTGATTTATCACATCAAGAAAATGATGTAGTGATCCGTACTGAGCAAGTAAAATTTCACGGTAATACCAAAGAGTTTTTTGCTATTTGGATAGTGAATTTGCTGCTTAGCATAGTGACATTAGGTATCTACTCCGCGTGGGCCAAAGTGCGCACAAATCGTTACTTTTATAGTAATACCGAATTGGATGGCCACCGTTTTGCATACCTAGCAGAGCCACTGCAAATTTTGAAAGGGCGCATAATTGCGGCGTGTTTGTTTGGTGCCTACTTTTTGTTATCCGCGGTTAGCCCAGCGGCGGCATTCGCACTGATTGTTGTCATGATGTTTCTCTCACCTATGCTCGTGATCCTGAGCATGCGCTTTAGAATGAGAATGACTGCATATAGAAACGTGCGTTTCAGCTTTAAAGGGCGTTATGGTGAAGCATTCATGTTGTTTGTATTGCTTCCAATAGCTAGCGTATTTACTCTTTATTTGCTGATGCCTTGGGTACTTAAAAAGATTGATGCATTTCTAGTCGACGAGTCTGGCTTTGGTGATAAGGTATTTAGCAGTAAGCTTTCCACAGGTGAATACTACGGTGTAGTGTTTGCGGCGGCACTGATTTCAATTGTTCTATTTCTTTGTGTAGGTTTTGTAGTGGGTCTATTAACAGGGTCGTCAACGATAACCGCTGAAGACGGTTTTAGTGTATTCACAGTTGCCATGTTTGGTATGTACCTGTTTGTCTACGCAATTGTTTCTGGCTTCTATAATGCTCGCATCCGAAACCATATTTACCAGAACAGCCGTTTAGAGAACGTTGCATTGTTCAACTCTACGGTGACAGCAACAGACCTTATTACATTGCGTCTGACCAACATACTCGCCACAGTATTTTCTTTAGGCTTCGCTATACCTTGGGTAAAGATACGAACCGCAGCATTTTTTGCTGATGCAACGCAAGTCAGAGTATTAGAGGGCTTTAGTGAAGTCTCTGCCGGTGAGCAAGGCTCTGCAAGCGCAGTATCTGAAGAGGCAGCCACACTGTTTGATGTCGATGTGGCATTGGGTTAA
- the metH gene encoding methionine synthase — MSAEFSTFINIGERTNVTGSARFKRLILEGDYEAALDVARQQVENGAQIIDINMDEAMLDSKQAMITFLNLIASEPDISRVPIMIDSSKWEVIEAGLKCVQGKAIVNSISLKEGEEQFLSQAKQIKRFGAATVVMAFDEAGQADTQARKIEICQRSYKLLTEEIGFPPEDIIFDPNIFAVATGIEEHDNYAVDFIEATRVIRQTCPYSHISGGLSNISFSFRGNNPVREAMHSVFLYHAIRAGMDMAIVNAGQLEVYDEIPAELRDAVEDVILNRRSDATERLLDIAPNYQGDGKAAAKEDLSWREQNVNKRLEHALVKGITDYIVEDTEEARQQAERPLHVIEGPLMDGMNVVGDLFGEGKMFLPQVVKSARVMKKAVAHLQPYIEAEKSDDAKSNGKILLATVKGDVHDIGKNIVGVVLQCNNFEVIDLGVMVPAATILQVAKNENVDMIGLSGLITPSLDEMVHVAKEMERQGFEIPLLIGGATTSKAHTAVKIEQNYHAPVVYVPNASRAVGVCQRLLNKTSRDIYAAELAKEYDTVREQHARKKPRSKPVNLAQARDNAFKPDFSTPPVKPNALGVTPVTADLSVLRQYIDWTPFFLTWSLAGKYPRILQDEVVGEQASSLFADANAMLDKVIASGSLKAKGVIGLFPANRVGDDIEIYADETRSTLQGVAHHLRQQTLKDKFANYCLADFVADKTSGVEDFVGAFAVTGGIGEDELAQQYIDAGDDYNGIMVKAVADRLAEAFAEYLHEQVRKHYWGYAADEDLSNDELIREKYCGIRPAPGYAACPEHTEKQLIWDLLSVEAHTGMKLTESFAMWPGASVSGWYFAHPEAKYFAVAKIQSDQVEDYAKRKRWTLEEAEKWLGPNLSD; from the coding sequence GTGAGCGCAGAATTTTCTACCTTTATTAATATCGGCGAGCGTACCAACGTCACAGGCTCGGCGCGATTTAAACGTCTTATTTTAGAAGGCGACTATGAAGCAGCACTTGATGTTGCTAGGCAGCAAGTTGAAAACGGTGCACAGATCATCGATATCAACATGGATGAGGCGATGCTTGATTCTAAGCAGGCCATGATCACCTTCTTGAACCTTATTGCTTCTGAGCCTGACATCAGTCGCGTTCCCATTATGATTGATTCATCGAAATGGGAGGTTATTGAAGCAGGCCTTAAGTGTGTTCAAGGTAAAGCTATCGTTAATTCTATTTCGCTTAAAGAGGGCGAAGAGCAGTTTTTAAGTCAAGCTAAGCAGATTAAGCGTTTTGGTGCAGCGACGGTTGTTATGGCATTTGATGAGGCCGGTCAAGCTGATACGCAAGCGCGTAAAATCGAAATTTGCCAGCGCAGCTATAAGTTGTTAACTGAAGAAATTGGTTTTCCACCTGAAGATATTATTTTCGACCCCAATATTTTTGCGGTAGCAACCGGTATTGAAGAGCACGATAACTATGCTGTAGATTTTATCGAAGCCACTCGTGTTATTAGACAAACATGTCCGTATTCACATATCTCAGGCGGCTTGTCGAATATTTCTTTTTCATTCCGCGGTAATAATCCGGTTCGCGAAGCAATGCATTCGGTGTTTTTGTACCATGCGATACGCGCAGGGATGGACATGGCGATTGTTAACGCTGGTCAACTCGAGGTGTATGATGAAATACCTGCTGAACTGCGCGATGCGGTTGAAGATGTCATTCTAAACCGACGCAGTGATGCGACAGAGCGCCTGCTGGATATTGCACCTAACTATCAAGGTGATGGCAAAGCGGCGGCAAAAGAAGATTTGAGCTGGCGCGAGCAGAACGTCAATAAACGTTTAGAGCATGCACTGGTAAAAGGCATTACCGACTACATCGTCGAAGATACTGAAGAAGCGCGTCAACAGGCTGAACGCCCGTTACATGTTATTGAAGGTCCACTAATGGACGGCATGAATGTGGTTGGTGACCTGTTTGGTGAGGGGAAAATGTTTTTGCCACAGGTCGTTAAATCGGCCCGTGTAATGAAAAAAGCGGTGGCACATTTACAGCCCTATATCGAAGCTGAAAAGTCAGATGATGCGAAGAGTAACGGGAAGATTTTGCTTGCGACGGTGAAAGGAGATGTTCACGACATAGGGAAGAACATCGTTGGTGTAGTACTTCAATGTAATAATTTCGAAGTCATCGACTTGGGCGTAATGGTGCCAGCGGCAACGATTTTGCAAGTCGCAAAGAACGAAAATGTAGACATGATAGGTTTGTCTGGTCTTATTACGCCATCGCTCGACGAAATGGTACATGTGGCCAAAGAAATGGAAAGACAAGGCTTTGAAATACCGCTGCTTATCGGCGGTGCCACGACATCGAAAGCGCATACTGCGGTAAAAATAGAGCAGAATTATCATGCGCCAGTGGTATATGTGCCTAATGCAAGTCGTGCCGTTGGGGTATGTCAGCGCTTACTTAATAAGACGTCTAGAGATATCTATGCGGCTGAATTAGCCAAAGAGTATGACACTGTTCGCGAACAACATGCGCGTAAAAAGCCAAGAAGCAAACCTGTTAATTTGGCACAGGCTCGTGATAACGCTTTTAAGCCTGATTTTTCAACGCCACCAGTTAAGCCAAATGCGCTAGGTGTAACCCCGGTAACGGCGGATTTATCTGTACTACGACAGTATATCGACTGGACGCCATTTTTCCTCACATGGTCATTGGCGGGTAAATATCCTCGTATTCTTCAAGATGAAGTGGTTGGTGAACAAGCCTCGTCATTGTTTGCCGATGCCAACGCAATGTTAGATAAAGTGATAGCGTCTGGCTCGCTTAAAGCGAAAGGTGTAATTGGTCTTTTTCCTGCTAATCGCGTGGGTGATGATATAGAAATCTACGCTGATGAAACACGCAGTACGCTTCAAGGTGTTGCTCATCATCTTCGTCAGCAAACACTAAAAGATAAGTTTGCAAACTACTGCCTAGCAGATTTTGTTGCTGACAAAACAAGTGGCGTGGAAGATTTTGTGGGCGCGTTTGCTGTCACCGGTGGTATTGGTGAAGATGAATTGGCTCAGCAGTATATTGATGCCGGCGATGACTATAACGGTATCATGGTGAAAGCAGTAGCCGACAGGCTGGCAGAAGCATTTGCAGAATACCTTCATGAGCAAGTGCGCAAGCACTATTGGGGGTATGCTGCTGATGAAGATCTCAGTAACGACGAGCTCATACGTGAAAAATACTGCGGTATAAGACCTGCGCCAGGTTATGCGGCCTGCCCTGAGCATACTGAAAAGCAGCTGATATGGGATTTGCTATCGGTAGAAGCCCATACAGGTATGAAACTTACAGAAAGCTTTGCTATGTGGCCAGGGGCTTCAGTATCTGGTTGGTATTTCGCTCATCCTGAGGCCAAATATTTTGCGGTAGCAAAAATTCAATCTGATCAGGTTGAAGATTATGCGAAGCGCAAAAGGTGGACGCTGGAAGAAGCCGAAAAATGGCTTGGCCCCAATTTAAGTGACTAG
- the metA gene encoding homoserine O-acetyltransferase MetA: protein MPIRIPEQLPAQNVLLGENIFTMDMDRAANQDIRPLEVGILNLMPNKIETEVQLLRLLSNTPLQINVDLIRIDNQAPKNTPQSHMDAFYHDFSSVANKKYDGLIVTGAPLALLDYEEVKYWDTMTTILEWAQRHVNSTLYLCWAAHAAMYHFYGITRQLREEKFSGVYRHQVNDPHNELLRGFDPSFYAPHSRYGHIDTWQYNSVDGLSVVAESDEVGAYIVASDDKRMVFVTGHPEYDPDTLKDEYFRDIAAGQTPAIPKNYFEGDDPSKSPIVQWRSHGSLLFTNWLNYYVYQTTPYDLNQLAEKSQPKR from the coding sequence ATGCCAATACGTATTCCTGAACAATTGCCCGCACAAAATGTGTTGTTAGGTGAAAATATATTCACCATGGATATGGATAGAGCGGCAAATCAGGATATTCGACCTCTTGAAGTGGGCATACTTAACTTAATGCCAAATAAGATTGAAACCGAAGTACAGTTGCTTCGTTTGCTATCTAATACGCCACTTCAGATAAATGTCGATTTAATTCGTATAGACAATCAAGCGCCCAAAAATACACCACAATCTCATATGGACGCCTTCTATCATGACTTTTCAAGTGTTGCGAATAAGAAATACGACGGCTTGATTGTAACCGGGGCTCCGTTAGCACTGCTTGATTATGAAGAAGTAAAGTACTGGGATACCATGACCACCATACTCGAATGGGCACAACGTCATGTGAATTCTACGCTATATTTATGTTGGGCTGCCCATGCTGCCATGTATCACTTTTATGGTATCACGCGACAGCTTCGCGAAGAAAAGTTCTCAGGCGTCTATCGGCATCAGGTTAATGACCCTCATAATGAACTATTACGTGGTTTTGACCCCTCGTTTTACGCACCACATTCTCGCTACGGTCATATTGACACTTGGCAGTACAACAGTGTTGATGGTTTGAGTGTAGTGGCAGAGTCGGATGAGGTGGGTGCCTATATTGTGGCATCAGATGATAAGCGCATGGTTTTTGTAACGGGACATCCTGAATACGACCCAGATACGCTTAAAGACGAATATTTTAGAGATATCGCCGCGGGCCAGACGCCCGCGATTCCCAAGAACTACTTTGAAGGTGATGACCCGTCGAAATCGCCTATTGTCCAATGGCGTTCTCATGGTAGTTTGTTGTTTACTAACTGGCTAAACTATTACGTTTACCAGACCACCCCGTATGATCTTAATCAGCTTGCTGAAAAATCACAGCCAAAGAGGTAG